DNA sequence from the Penicillium psychrofluorescens genome assembly, chromosome: 3 genome:
CCAAGACCCTCTTGGATCGACTTTATGTCCCATGGAGGGTAGACGTCGACGGCTAGGTCGTCTGAAGTCGTGCTGTCCGAAGTGAAGCTCTCGGGAATGATTACCCTCTTCGGTGGCAGGATATAGCGCGACGGGTACTTGGACGTGGCGAAAAGTCCCTGGTGGTTGCCATCCATAGTCCGCACGGAAGAGTAGTGTTTAAAGTCCTACTTCCATCAGCTCGGGTCCGGCAGACACCCCGCAGGAAATACTCACATGAAAAGCAACATGCACCACATCTCTCGGCTGATCCGAAGGAGCGTTGACGTCACGAAACACCTGTACACCATCCATGGTGTAGACGTTGACATCGACTTTGAAAAGTTGGCAGAAAGCCTGCAGATGCTCGGAACTACCCCACTCGCCATTCTTGCGGGTAGCCgccaccatctcctcgaacCGCCGTTCCTTGTCCTCCAGGGATGGAGGCGCCACGGCTGCCGAGCGCGTCGCATACACGGACGCGGCGGCCCGTTTTGGGCGGCGCCGCTCACCACCCTCAGCCACGACGAACTGCATGAAATAGTGTTTGTTGCTGGCGATGTGGTCGGCTAGAAGCTGGCGGAACGCGTCGGCATGGGCGAAGTCGGCATACAATTGGTCGGAAAGAGAATAATACAGGCAATTGCCTGGCCACCAAAACGCGTCAGAACGAGAAATATTCACACGCTTATACATAATACCACAACAAGTTACAAGGGTGTTGGCTTACCGTCGCCCTCTGTCGGCAGGGCAAATAGACCGCGTTTTTTAAGACACGGCATTTCTAAGCTCTCGCGGTCGAGAGCTTTGGACCGTCGGGCTatggcttcttcgtcataTTGGTCCTGCAGCAGTGGAGGAGAGATGGGTGTGGGTTCGTCGTGGTCGTGACCCGTTAGTATGGGTACGATTCTGCCACCGTGTGTAAGATGGGCCATTGTGAAGGGAGAGGAAAGCCTGCTCTCTCGAGGCCTGCATTTATGGAGAAGGTGGCcaagggtggtggtgagtaATATAAGAGGATTTAGGTAATAAAGAATAGAGCAATCGACAATAACAACAATCACAATAAGAGTTGTCCACCCACCGAGTGAATCGGGGAGTGCTGCTGTGCAAAAAGGAATTCGGACCCAGTCAGGGATGTAGGTGGCGCCGGGGGCGGTGTGGCTTAGGGGCGATGATTGGGGGGGTTGGGCGACTATGACATAAAGGAGTATGTACGCCTGTTGGAGGGCCCGGCTGGGAAATAGTTTATAACCCACAGTCGTGGAAATGGCTTCTTCTTATGATTTCTGTGACTGACTTGGTTCGAAATCCATCCTACAGATCGTTTTGTGGCAGATTTTTCCACAGCGGATGTGACTGATCTGCCTGGAGTGGGCGCCAGCAGTGGAGACGATGGAGA
Encoded proteins:
- a CDS encoding uncharacterized protein (ID:PFLUO_004825-T1.cds;~source:funannotate), which translates into the protein MAHLTHGGRIVPILTGHDHDEPTPISPPLLQDQYDEEAIARRSKALDRESLEMPCLKKRGLFALPTEGDGNCLYYSLSDQLYADFAHADAFRQLLADHIASNKHYFMQFVVAEGGERRRPKRAAASVYATRSAAVAPPSLEDKERRFEEMVAATRKNGEWGSSEHLQAFCQLFKVDVNVYTMDGVQVFRDVNAPSDQPRDVVHVAFHDFKHYSSVRTMDGNHQGLFATSKYPSRYILPPKRVIIPESFTSDSTTSDDLAVDVYPPWDIKSIQEGLGGRYDRETIVDMLQKCRGDIDRAFAALLDEKSDAPTEKKGPALKSSLQDSRSSSPFSTGSKRSAEDSDDSEDPRPMTRRSRPKRRIVSNLTLGVGISFRDDQNELVSLNLRMPEEGQGADSALNNNDDLNNTDPEQSDADKTMTPRRSGRLSRPRAV